A region from the Lolium perenne isolate Kyuss_39 chromosome 4, Kyuss_2.0, whole genome shotgun sequence genome encodes:
- the LOC127301363 gene encoding protein TIFY 11c isoform X2 yields the protein MAAEQQTRVKGASGGNRFAAACGMLRQYQYMMGQGSGSRAAMATMGLMPGADGVEAAHVTPEERIKNTMELLLFPPRPGTLMDNSHQRILEPERAQLTIFYDGRTFVLDDFPADKADQLMQLAGSFAAPAASDDELVCPSMPVQHFLGGITALQNLCVCSGIPRNASLQRFLEQRKGRIAAADPYLVAPARAANETAKPVAVGDGGAPWLSVNSGLNLN from the exons ATGGCGGCGGAGCAGCAGACGAGGGTTAAGGGCGCCAGCGGGGGCAACAGGTTCGCCGCGGCGTGCGGCATGCTGCGCCAGTACCAGTACATGATGGGGCAGGGGAGCGGCAGTAGAGCGGCCATGGCGACCATGGGCCTCATGCCGGGCGCCGACGGTGTCGAGGCGGCGCATGTGACGCCGGAGGAGAGGATCAAGAACACCATGGAGCTCCTGCTCTTCCCCCCGCGGCCCGGCACGCTCATGGACAACTCGCATCAAAG GATCTTGGAGCCCGAGAGAGCGCAGCTGACCATCTTCTACGACGGGAGGACCTTTGTGCTCGACGATTTCCCCGCCGACAAGGCCGACCAACTGATGCAGCTCGCCGGCTCCTTCGCCGCGCCGGCCGCCTCCGACGATGAGCTCGTCTGCCCGAGCATGCCGGTGCAGCATTTCCTGGGAGGTATTACTGCACTGCAGAACCTGTGCGTTTGTTCAGGCATTCCCAGGAATGCCTCGCTCCAGAGGTTCCTCGAGCAGAGGAAGGGCAGGATCGCCGCGGCAGACCCGTACCTGGTGGCACCGGCTCGGGCGGCAAATGAGACGGCCAAGCCTGTGGCTGTGGGAGACGGTGGCGCGCCGTGGCTCAGCGTCAACTCCGGGCTGAACCTCAACTGA